CAATTGAGTTCACTCACATTGAAACTCTTACCTAGAAAGGGGAAAAAGGGATGATCTTGAATGATTTTGTGCTTTTTTTTGTGCCTGAATTTGGATGGAAGTGACTGATAGCCGATTGTTGGTgtaacacaatttttttctgTTAAATTAATTGCAATCGAGTTCATCGAGGAAGTTCAGCTAAGTTATGTTGTTTGATTTTTGCTGTAAGTAGTGATATGAGTGTGTGACAACAAGCTGCTATTTTTATTGCTCTTCTTGAAAAGTTGGTTGATTTGGGGGATATGCTTATATAGAGAAATTGTTGATCAAAATAGATTGCAATTCCTTTGACATAGTATTTGCTTTGTCACAAGGTTTGATGTCATTGTTGTCTCTGATCTCCAGCTAAAGAACTAGCTGAGGAGCTCGATGGCTGGCTCCGGGCTGCCGGGCTGCCCAAAAATTCAGATGTAAGAGGTGTGGTTGCGCCGTAAGTCGCCAGAATTCAGGACTGTTCATTCTTGGCACATATGAGATGATGACACAACTCTGATTTTGTGTTTTTGTACCTTTTAGTCATGCAGGTTATTCTTATTCGGGCCGTGCAGCAGCCTATGCTTTTGGAAACATTGATCCTTCTAACATGTAGGTTTTCATGATACATATCCAAGTATTGCATCTTTTGTTCGACTCCGTGTAATTCTTTTGAGTCTGAAGATTGTGAAACGTTATCTGATTCGCAGTACTAGGATATTTCTTCTTGGGCCGTCCCATCACTATTACACTCCAAAATGTGCGCTTTCAAAAGCTACAGTCTACAAGACGCCTATAGGCGACCTACCAATTGATCAGGAAGGTATTGTTCTTATTGCTACTTCTAGGATTATTCGTAAAAGAAATGACTGGTAGCAAGCACATGTTAAATTTGTATTTATGTAAGCTGGATTGTGTAGGCTTGTTTAAGCAATTTGAGTGGCATCGAGTCTAGCAAAAGTTCACATTTAACTAACGATGAATTAGTAATTGACTGTTATCTTCTTTTTTCCAAATGAAATTTTTTAGGTTTATGTGTTGTGAGACATTCCATAGGTTCGCACACATTAGCATGGTATAGTTTTTGCTATAACATTCTTCCTTTAATTAGTATCTGCTTGACCTTTTTGCCAGTAAACGAGGAGCTAAAAGCTACGGGAAAGTTTGAAATGATGGATCTTCGTGTAGACGAGGCTGAACATAGCATGGAAATGCACCTGCCTTATTTAGCTAAAGTATTTCAGGGGTAGGATATTGGTAAACCTCGATTTCTCGCTACTTTGCTCTCGGCTCATATTATGAATTTGATGCAGCTATGCAGTGAAGATTGTTCCCATGTTGGTTGGTGCTCTTAGCGCTGAAAATGAAGCTGTCTTCGGCCGGTTGTTAGCTAAATATGTGGACGACCCTACGAATTTCTTCTCGGTGTCTTCAGATTTTTGTCATTGGGGCTCCCGGTATGTCTCtcaggcaaactcttgtgcatAGAAATGTGAAAATGTTGGCTTTCCTTTCTGAACCGTTTTGTATAGGTTCAACTATACGCACTATGATAAAAAGCACGGCGCCATCCACAAGTCCATCGAAGCATTGGACAAAATGGGAATGGATATAATAGAAACCGGAGATCCGGATGCCTTCAAGAACTACCTCTTGGAGACTGACAACACTATATGCGGACGGCACCCAATTAGTGTCTTCCTTCACGTAATATCTCCACCTCCCTTGTTTCTTTCTGTGCTGTTTTACAAAGCTTTTTTGTTTTTTCGCCTCTTCTCGATACCTAATCACATTTGGTGTTTCAAATTGTACTAGATGTTGAAGAATAGCTCAACGAAGGTGAAGATTCGATTTCTTCGATACGAGCAGTCGAGCCAGTGCAAATCCACAAGGGACAGCAGTGTAAGTTATGCATCTGCTGCTGCCAAAATCGATGCTTAAATTTGTGGAATGAGCAGAAGATAAtttccacttttaatttatggCAACAACTTAAAGAATAATGGCATTTGATCATTGTTATTTTCTCCAACTTCCTTTTGTTGACGATTCTATTAATCAAGATTTCCAAACATTGCAAGTAAGCTTTTATTTCTGTGGTTATACAAAGAGTTTGTGGTAAATAATGAAAAAGAATTCTGCATTAGTAATGAGCCTCAGTCGAATATCCTCTCTCCAGTGGATAGTAAAAGAAAACCAAGAGAACTAAACACACAGAGTAAACCCGGGATAGCGAAAACTGCTCTCCAGCTCTCTGGTGCTGTGAGATCGAGGTCGGCCGCCTTGGCCGCTTCGAGGAGACGGCCGGTCAGGTCGACCCCAACAATCCCAGCCAACGTCCCGGCAGTGTTCGATATCCCCATCACGATCCCAGCATACCTCGGAGCCACATCCATGTGATTGACGGCAAATCCGGCCCTCCCCAGCGCCAAGAACCCTAGAGCGACCGACGAGCAGAACACGACCCCGTCGGGCGTCCTGAACAGGGGAAGCGCCACCAGCGCGGCCGAGGCCACTGTGAACCCCACCGTGTTCAGAACCTTCCTCGTCGACAGAGTCCTGCTGGTGATCAGCTTATCAGCAGCCACTCCCCCTATGTTTGAGAATAGGAACATGTTGAGATAAGGCAGCATCTTTGATGAGATGAGCCCATTTCTTGAAGGCTATGCTGTAGACCTAATTCAAAATAGGTGGGGAGCCAATTCATGAGCACATAGAGAgcatagtggaatgtgaaattGTTCACCACAATAGCCCAGATAGGCAAGCTCAGCATGATCTTCTTCCTCGGATCCTCGGTGCTCGGCTCGAGTCGACTATCTTGGTCAGGAGCGACGGCGATTCTCCGCCGAAGCCGGCAGCTGCCGCCTTCGGGTGATCGGAACGCGGCGGGTCCACGGCTTACGTGAACCATAGCAACGACCACATCCCGCCCAGAGCAGCCTCGCTCACGAACACGGACTGCGGGCCCCGGTGCTTGACGATGGTGGGAAGGACGAGCGTCCCCAGGGCCGCGCCGAAGTACATGCCTGAGGTCGTGAGCGACATGGACCTCGATCTCTCGTGGGGCGGGACCCACTGTGCCAGGACCGTGTGGATGGAAGGGAAGATGAAGCCCTGGGCCACACCGACGAGGAGGCGGGCGAGGACCATGAGCGTGGCCCGGTTCGGGTCGAGCGGGACGAAGGCGCAGGTCAGGGACCAGAGGAGGAGGACGCGCCTGCCCCCGATCCGCCGGGGACTTGGGAGCAGGGGTAGCCGTAGTAGAACGTCGAGAGGATGACGCCCTTGCTCGACTGGGTCACCCCGGCAGCATCAGCAGCGGAGGTGTTCGATGTAGCAGACGCAGGTGCAGATGAAGGTGAGGATGACAATGGTGTAGCGCTTAGGTAGATATGCCATCTTCATTCTGTCTCACCTCTTTCTTGAAAATCAATACAAgaggatgaagaagaagccGTCCTACAACAAAATTTTCATAAGAATTTCAACAAAATACCCATTTATGTCAACTCCAGATCATAGGAATgctcaaattttgaaaatgaatTTCAACAAAATACAAATGTACAAAGCAGAGATAACATTTGATTTACAGCAAGAAAGAAAATTCGAGATTCTGACTAGATCAAAATTTCACACAATAGGAAACAGCATTACATCAAGTTTTTCATTAGCGTTTGGAGAGAATCTACTTCAAAACCGATTAACTTGGTTGACTATCTATCAATCTATCAGACCAGAAACCCACATTCAACTGAATTCTCCCTCAACATTAAACATCACCAAATCAAGCCATTTTCTTGCCTCATTATACACGGAAATGAAATgaccaataaataaaaaaacgaaaaagaATAGGAAATCGGATTCACAGCAAACATAAACCCAAATAAAAGGATCAACAAAGGAAATCGCACTCACCTCAAGAGTGAAAAGGGCTCCCTCCAAATCGATAAAGATGAGATTTTTTACCCAGAAAAGGGAGTTATTTTAGAGCTATATTGACGGAATCAAGATTTATTTGACCAAAATTAAATCATTCTTGGCCAAAaatcttactttatttaatGTTATAATTAAGTTGAAATCTTTTTTCACTGAGATTTAGAAATTAGACTTCAGCAAATAAACTGACTGTTTTGCTTAGGAGACTACTAATTAGCTATTTTGCTCTATAAAATAATGTGTCGATGTTGAGATATTTGGGCCTTAAGCCCAgttacaaacacacacacacaaacgcACATATGCACAcacaagaaaaatatttagcaaaaatatttctaaataaatatttttttagtagaATCAACATATgaattattcatatttcattttatttcattcataTAATTCATATATCATTTGTAGTTACCAAGCATAGGAACTGAATCAATCAAAGAATAACAATATCATTCAATACTTATTAATGCCAAGAAGCCCCTTAGTACTTAATAATATATtgcttcaaaataaaaaaatgatagtaTAATGTAGTCAATATGATTAAATAAGAAAATCCGTTTAATATAGAAAACATCAAAACTGATATAATCCACTGGCCATGAGAAGATTCAAGTTCAAGATTCAAGGTGGTTCTTGATGGTCCATTGGCCTTGAGATTC
This portion of the Salvia splendens isolate huo1 chromosome 10, SspV2, whole genome shotgun sequence genome encodes:
- the LOC121750118 gene encoding protein MEMO1-like isoform X1 is translated as MDKIRRPSHAGSWYTDNPKELAEELDGWLRAAGLPKNSDVRGVVAPHAGYSYSGRAAAYAFGNIDPSNITRIFLLGPSHHYYTPKCALSKATVYKTPIGDLPIDQEVNEELKATGKFEMMDLRVDEAEHSMEMHLPYLAKVFQGYAVKIVPMLVGALSAENEAVFGRLLAKYVDDPTNFFSVSSDFCHWGSRFNYTHYDKKHGAIHKSIEALDKMGMDIIETGDPDAFKNYLLETDNTICGRHPISVFLHMLKNSSTKVKIRFLRYEQSSQCKSTRDSSVSYASAAAKIDA
- the LOC121750118 gene encoding protein MEMO1-like isoform X2, whose protein sequence is MAGSGLPGCPKIQIHAGYSYSGRAAAYAFGNIDPSNITRIFLLGPSHHYYTPKCALSKATVYKTPIGDLPIDQEVNEELKATGKFEMMDLRVDEAEHSMEMHLPYLAKVFQGYAVKIVPMLVGALSAENEAVFGRLLAKYVDDPTNFFSVSSDFCHWGSRFNYTHYDKKHGAIHKSIEALDKMGMDIIETGDPDAFKNYLLETDNTICGRHPISVFLHMLKNSSTKVKIRFLRYEQSSQCKSTRDSSVSYASAAAKIDA